In a single window of the Nodularia spumigena CCY9414 genome:
- the larC gene encoding nickel pincer cofactor biosynthesis protein LarC, producing the protein MIKVAYLQCPTGISGDMCLGALVSLGVPVEYLSETLNKLGIAQDYKLRGELVQRNGQQATKVHVDLLHHHHHHGRHLPEIEKMILKAELPTRAEAWSLAVFRQLAVAEGAVHGIAPEKVHFHEVGAVDAIVDIVGTCLGLDWLGIASNDQGLPLLYCSALPTGGGTVRAAHGEMAVPVPAVLKLWEMRGCPVFSNGIERELVTPTGAAIATTLATEFGSPPPMSIKQVGLGAGTINLPISNILRLWLGDRPHNSEDPHSNLETIIVLETQIDDLNPQAIGYVFEALFAVGAVDVFTQPIGMKKSRPGILLTVICHQENLPACEAVLFRETTTLGIRRSTQQRAILQREIQSVEIEYGQVRVKIAWKGQKKDKSIINIQPEYEDCADLARKHNIPWREVQRLALQTWYLQN; encoded by the coding sequence ATGATTAAAGTTGCTTATCTTCAATGTCCGACGGGAATTTCTGGTGATATGTGTCTAGGGGCTTTAGTTAGTCTGGGTGTTCCCGTGGAATATTTAAGTGAAACACTCAATAAATTGGGAATTGCCCAAGATTATAAGCTCAGAGGCGAACTTGTGCAACGTAATGGGCAGCAGGCGACGAAAGTTCATGTTGATTTACTCCACCACCATCACCACCACGGCCGTCACCTGCCAGAAATCGAAAAAATGATCCTCAAAGCCGAATTACCAACACGGGCAGAAGCCTGGAGTTTGGCGGTATTTCGACAGCTAGCAGTGGCAGAAGGGGCAGTACACGGCATTGCGCCAGAAAAGGTTCATTTTCATGAAGTGGGCGCTGTAGATGCCATTGTGGACATTGTGGGTACGTGCTTGGGCTTGGATTGGTTAGGGATTGCTAGTAATGATCAGGGATTACCTTTACTATACTGTTCAGCGTTGCCCACAGGTGGGGGAACAGTGCGCGCCGCTCACGGTGAGATGGCTGTACCAGTACCTGCTGTATTGAAGTTGTGGGAAATGCGGGGTTGTCCGGTTTTTAGTAATGGCATTGAGAGGGAACTGGTGACACCAACAGGGGCGGCGATCGCCACTACCCTAGCTACAGAATTTGGTTCACCACCACCAATGAGCATTAAACAAGTAGGACTGGGAGCCGGAACTATCAATTTACCTATTTCTAATATATTACGTCTTTGGCTAGGCGATCGCCCTCATAATTCTGAAGATCCCCATTCTAATTTAGAAACCATCATCGTACTGGAAACCCAAATTGATGACTTAAATCCCCAGGCGATCGGCTATGTCTTTGAAGCCTTATTTGCCGTTGGTGCAGTGGATGTTTTCACCCAACCCATCGGAATGAAAAAATCCCGTCCAGGAATTTTATTAACTGTCATCTGTCATCAGGAAAATTTACCGGCTTGTGAAGCAGTTTTATTCCGCGAAACCACAACTTTAGGAATTCGCCGGAGTACCCAACAGCGCGCCATCTTACAACGAGAAATTCAATCAGTAGAAATTGAATACGGCCAAGTTCGGGTTAAAATAGCATGGAAAGGACAAAAAAAAGATAAATCTATTATTAACATCCAGCCAGAATATGAAGATTGTGCAGACTTAGCTCGCAAGCATAATATCCCTTGGCGTGAAGTTCAAAGATTAGCACTACAAACTTGGTATTTGCAAAATTAG
- the ndhL gene encoding NAD(P)H-quinone oxidoreductase subunit L — translation MLLSTLKRKSMIVALLYLALAGAYLLVVPIAVMLYLKQRWYVASSIERTVMYFMVFFFLPGLLVLSPFVNLRPRPRQIEV, via the coding sequence ATGCTCTTGTCCACTTTAAAGAGAAAATCTATGATTGTAGCCCTGCTGTATCTAGCTCTGGCTGGAGCTTACCTGTTAGTAGTCCCTATTGCTGTCATGCTGTACCTGAAGCAGCGCTGGTATGTAGCTAGCTCCATTGAGCGGACTGTAATGTATTTTATGGTGTTTTTCTTCTTGCCTGGGTTGTTAGTTTTGTCACCTTTTGTGAATCTTCGCCCCCGGCCACGACAAATTGAAGTGTAA
- a CDS encoding heterocyst differentiation related protein, protein MSESMAFIGGVAVAGLAALVMLRGADSPMQSNFAVSSPQMPANLALPMMPPQTPMYPPYGVNPYYPNPSQPPAQVNPEQRVEMERLNMQLERLKSDNEQLRAQNQQLQFQYQNWNHQQMQLAQQNSQKLAAPEVLKPQTEEPWWSSPIIWAVGGATLTIGGGVVVAGVLALFSPRQRPTRTVQVMHPYHGPTPPLAPVRRAEFLPSPRMDARRVETPEYDQMH, encoded by the coding sequence ATGAGTGAGAGTATGGCATTTATCGGCGGAGTCGCCGTGGCTGGGCTGGCTGCGCTTGTAATGCTCAGGGGCGCAGATAGTCCCATGCAAAGTAATTTCGCTGTATCTTCTCCGCAGATGCCGGCTAATCTAGCCCTGCCGATGATGCCGCCGCAAACCCCAATGTATCCGCCTTATGGGGTGAATCCATATTATCCTAACCCCAGTCAACCGCCTGCTCAGGTTAACCCAGAGCAGCGTGTGGAAATGGAACGGCTGAATATGCAGTTGGAACGTTTAAAGAGCGATAACGAGCAGCTCAGAGCGCAAAACCAACAACTCCAGTTCCAATACCAAAATTGGAATCACCAGCAGATGCAATTAGCCCAACAAAATAGCCAAAAACTTGCTGCACCAGAAGTATTAAAGCCTCAAACTGAAGAACCTTGGTGGTCTTCACCGATCATTTGGGCAGTAGGAGGCGCAACTCTCACTATTGGCGGTGGTGTTGTAGTCGCTGGTGTATTAGCTTTATTTTCACCACGGCAGCGTCCCACCCGTACAGTACAAGTAATGCATCCTTACCACGGTCCCACACCGCCCTTAGCTCCTGTACGTCGCGCGGAATTTTTGCCTTCGCCTCGGATGGACGCAAGACGAGTTGAAACCCCAGAATATGACCAGATGCACTAA
- a CDS encoding DUF3007 family protein — MRRIDAIGIGLGVFIAGGLGYVGLQLVGLDGQQAGIWSQVLLVSGLLGWLASYIFRAVGNKMTYHEQREQYEKAFLQKRLDELTPEELAKIQAEIAQEEQSQV, encoded by the coding sequence ATGCGACGCATTGACGCTATTGGAATTGGCTTGGGTGTTTTTATTGCTGGTGGTTTGGGATATGTAGGTTTACAGCTAGTGGGTTTAGATGGTCAACAAGCTGGAATCTGGAGCCAAGTCTTACTGGTCAGTGGCTTGCTTGGCTGGTTAGCTTCTTACATATTCCGCGCGGTGGGAAATAAAATGACCTACCATGAACAACGGGAACAGTATGAAAAAGCCTTTCTGCAAAAACGGCTGGATGAACTGACTCCTGAAGAACTAGCAAAAATTCAAGCCGAAATCGCACAAGAAGAACAAAGTCAAGTGTAA
- the trpA gene encoding tryptophan synthase subunit alpha, giving the protein MTAISDCFKTLGRNGECALIPFITAGDPDLTTTAAALKVLDTHGADIIELGVPYSDPLADGPVIQAAATRALQRGTKLEQVLEMLQATTPSLRSPIILFTYYNPILHRGIDKFLEQIAAAGVSGLVVPDLPLEEAAGLLKPAGEMGIDLTLLVAPTSSADRIEAIARSSQGFIYLVSVTGVTGMRTQMESRVSDLLQQIRSFTDKPIGVGFGISEAAQAHQVREWGADAAIVGSAFVKRLAEGTPEQGLKAIAEFCQSLKAAIKTTDSSTNTSLAQNDKVD; this is encoded by the coding sequence ATGACCGCGATTTCTGATTGCTTTAAGACATTGGGACGAAATGGAGAGTGCGCTCTGATTCCGTTTATTACTGCTGGAGATCCAGATTTAACCACGACAGCAGCAGCTTTGAAGGTTCTGGATACTCATGGAGCCGATATTATTGAACTGGGTGTACCTTATTCTGATCCTCTCGCCGATGGTCCGGTGATTCAAGCGGCTGCTACCCGCGCTTTGCAACGAGGGACTAAGTTGGAACAGGTGTTGGAAATGTTGCAAGCTACTACTCCGAGTTTGCGATCGCCTATTATCCTGTTTACCTATTACAATCCCATTTTGCACCGTGGTATTGACAAGTTTCTGGAACAAATTGCGGCGGCTGGGGTATCAGGATTAGTCGTCCCAGATTTGCCCCTAGAAGAAGCAGCAGGCTTGCTCAAACCAGCCGGTGAAATGGGTATCGATTTAACTTTGTTGGTGGCTCCTACTAGTTCTGCTGACCGGATAGAAGCGATCGCTCGTTCTTCCCAAGGATTTATTTATTTGGTTAGTGTGACTGGTGTTACCGGGATGCGGACTCAAATGGAATCACGAGTATCAGATTTATTGCAACAAATTCGTAGTTTTACAGATAAACCCATTGGGGTAGGATTTGGTATTTCCGAAGCTGCACAAGCTCATCAAGTCAGAGAATGGGGCGCAGATGCGGCAATTGTGGGTAGTGCCTTTGTCAAACGTCTAGCAGAGGGTACACCAGAGCAGGGACTAAAGGCGATCGCTGAATTTTGTCAAAGTCTCAAAGCTGCCATTAAGACAACTGACAGCAGCACAAATACATCACTTGCTCAAAACGATAAAGTAGACTAA
- a CDS encoding DUF6658 family protein gives MNSVIAFWKKLKLRQILTIFVAGLLLIVSTACSGANPQGANPENPAVQAGGANNPYKGGGDKYTKYRMTTDPKAIEREEKKESDRASLQPDLQVLIAINRDSEILYPGAETPRGRVEKEKELPIITDNNFQRPAPGGLIQREPDVGTRIQKRIETVQDSVKEASSFLQDKAEEASSRPELQKNPAVGK, from the coding sequence ATGAATAGTGTAATAGCTTTCTGGAAAAAATTAAAACTACGCCAGATTTTAACTATCTTTGTAGCTGGTCTATTGTTGATAGTTAGCACTGCTTGTAGTGGCGCAAATCCTCAAGGTGCAAACCCCGAAAATCCTGCCGTCCAGGCTGGTGGCGCTAACAATCCTTATAAGGGTGGTGGAGACAAATATACCAAATATAGAATGACCACCGATCCCAAAGCGATTGAAAGAGAAGAGAAAAAAGAAAGTGATCGAGCTAGTTTACAGCCAGATTTACAAGTTTTGATTGCCATAAATAGAGACTCTGAAATACTTTATCCCGGTGCTGAAACACCCAGAGGTAGAGTTGAAAAAGAGAAGGAATTGCCAATCATCACTGACAATAACTTTCAAAGACCTGCGCCTGGTGGTTTGATTCAACGAGAACCAGATGTAGGAACTCGGATTCAAAAACGCATTGAAACAGTGCAGGATTCAGTTAAAGAAGCTTCTAGTTTTTTGCAAGACAAGGCAGAAGAAGCAAGTTCTCGACCTGAGTTACAAAAAAATCCAGCCGTCGGTAAATAG
- a CDS encoding L-threonylcarbamoyladenylate synthase: MAKIFAVHPDNPQTRRIEEIKSALSSGAVMLYPTDTVYAIGCDLNAKSAVERVRQIKQLANDKPLTFLCPSLSNVATYAFVSDTAYRIMKRLIPGSYTFLLPATKLVPRLVQSPKRKTTGIRVPDHPVCLALLAALENPIISTSAHLPPDDEPVELDLEPRLSRVELFDRLDNLVDVIIDTGEETTYEVSTILDLTGDEPMITRRGLGWEAAAAWV; encoded by the coding sequence ATGGCAAAAATTTTCGCTGTCCATCCTGATAATCCCCAAACCCGCCGTATAGAGGAAATAAAGTCAGCGCTCTCTAGTGGCGCAGTTATGCTCTACCCTACAGACACAGTTTATGCTATTGGTTGTGATTTAAATGCCAAGTCGGCAGTAGAACGAGTGCGGCAAATTAAACAGTTAGCTAATGATAAACCACTGACATTTTTGTGTCCCTCACTATCGAATGTGGCAACTTATGCCTTTGTCAGTGATACAGCTTATCGGATTATGAAGCGCTTGATACCAGGGAGTTACACGTTTTTACTACCTGCTACCAAGTTAGTGCCTCGACTAGTACAAAGTCCCAAGCGAAAAACTACTGGGATTCGTGTACCCGATCATCCGGTATGCTTGGCATTGTTAGCCGCGTTGGAAAATCCGATTATTTCAACTTCGGCACATCTACCACCAGATGATGAACCAGTAGAGCTAGATTTAGAACCTAGACTATCACGGGTGGAACTGTTTGATCGTTTGGATAACTTGGTAGATGTAATTATAGACACTGGTGAGGAAACAACTTATGAGGTGTCTACAATTTTGGACTTGACGGGAGACGAACCAATGATCACAAGGCGGGGTTTAGGTTGGGAAGCAGCAGCAGCTTGGGTATAA
- a CDS encoding lysylphosphatidylglycerol synthase domain-containing protein: MMKQILRWLILGGTLFFLGKALKDHWSEVIAIQIDAVGWAIMSIATGVTLLAHIWGGWIWTWILKELNQSVPCAEFIQVYLKTNIAKYLPGNVWHHYGRIVAAKNANIPAGAATLSVLLEPLLMAAAALIIIVIFGSQFAATHTTLSVQILQFVSLAVVLCAVHPRFLNPAIRFVYKLKVKRSSAKTQPNIPFKVKRYPLRPLLGELGFLVLRGTGFILTVFALTPLNLSQLPLLLGAFSFAWLLGFVVPGAPGGLGVFEVTAIALLQHRFPSAVIISAIASYRLISIIAETAGAALASLDERLSKSVNS; the protein is encoded by the coding sequence ATGATGAAGCAAATTTTACGCTGGCTAATTTTAGGGGGAACACTATTTTTTTTAGGGAAAGCCCTGAAGGATCACTGGTCTGAAGTGATTGCAATCCAAATTGATGCAGTAGGATGGGCTATTATGTCCATAGCGACAGGCGTAACTTTACTGGCACATATTTGGGGTGGTTGGATATGGACTTGGATTCTCAAGGAATTAAATCAATCTGTGCCATGTGCGGAATTTATTCAAGTCTACTTAAAAACAAATATTGCTAAATATTTACCTGGTAATGTCTGGCATCATTATGGGCGAATTGTGGCAGCGAAAAATGCTAATATTCCTGCTGGTGCGGCTACTTTAAGCGTATTGCTAGAACCGCTATTGATGGCGGCGGCGGCTTTAATTATTATTGTTATATTTGGCAGCCAATTTGCAGCTACTCATACTACTCTGTCTGTACAAATTTTACAATTTGTGAGTTTAGCTGTGGTGCTTTGTGCGGTTCATCCCCGGTTTTTGAATCCAGCAATTCGCTTTGTCTACAAATTAAAGGTGAAAAGGTCTAGTGCGAAGACTCAGCCGAATATTCCCTTTAAAGTTAAACGCTATCCTCTACGACCTTTGTTAGGGGAATTAGGTTTTTTAGTATTGCGTGGTACTGGGTTTATTTTAACTGTGTTTGCTCTAACTCCATTAAATCTGAGCCAATTGCCTTTATTATTAGGGGCTTTTAGCTTTGCTTGGTTGTTAGGTTTTGTGGTTCCGGGTGCGCCTGGTGGTTTGGGTGTATTTGAAGTGACTGCGATCGCACTTTTGCAGCACAGGTTTCCATCTGCGGTTATAATTAGTGCGATCGCCTCCTATCGTCTCATTAGTATTATCGCTGAAACTGCTGGTGCAGCCCTAGCTTCCCTAGATGAACGCCTGAGTAAATCAGTTAACAGTTAA
- a CDS encoding AAA-like domain-containing protein: MFAKLNATYQYQLGGSLPPYAPTYLERQADTELYQGLLAGDYCYVLNARQMGKSSLRVRTMDKLRAMGIACTEIELSGIGSQEITPPQWYGGIIQELISGFKLQINRRSWLREHDHLSPIQCLNKFIETVLLTQIQEKIVIFIDEIDHLLNLNFSTDEFFALIRHCYDHRAIKPAYRRLSFALLGVATPSDLIQDQHYSKPFNIGRVIQLQELQIKDSQPLLTGLIGKVSNPSAILKEVFFWTGGQPFLTQKLLFLIVNNCHNSREIYPYLEDEENQWVKQIVQKQIIENWEAQDEPKHLITIRDRLLYNIPKSKNLLQLYNKILQRGKILVHNSPEYLELFLSGLVTQHQSNLTVKNPIYATIFNLDWVNHKLTL; the protein is encoded by the coding sequence ATGTTTGCCAAACTCAACGCCACCTATCAATATCAGTTAGGTGGCAGTCTGCCGCCTTATGCCCCTACCTACCTAGAGCGACAGGCTGACACAGAACTTTACCAAGGTTTATTAGCAGGGGATTATTGCTATGTTCTCAACGCTAGACAAATGGGGAAATCTAGCTTGCGAGTGCGGACAATGGATAAATTACGAGCTATGGGAATAGCCTGTACTGAAATTGAATTGAGCGGGATTGGTAGCCAGGAAATTACTCCACCTCAATGGTATGGAGGGATTATTCAGGAATTGATAAGCGGTTTTAAACTACAAATAAATCGGCGTAGTTGGTTAAGAGAACATGATCATCTTTCTCCTATCCAGTGCTTAAATAAATTTATCGAAACAGTATTATTAACGCAAATTCAGGAAAAAATTGTGATCTTTATTGATGAAATTGATCATCTGCTAAATTTGAATTTTTCCACAGACGAATTTTTTGCCCTGATTCGTCACTGCTATGATCATCGCGCTATCAAACCAGCCTATAGGCGACTTTCATTTGCTTTGTTGGGAGTAGCTACACCTTCAGACTTGATTCAAGACCAACACTACTCTAAACCTTTTAATATTGGTAGAGTCATTCAACTTCAAGAATTACAAATCAAAGATAGTCAGCCTTTGTTAACAGGATTAATAGGCAAAGTTAGTAACCCGTCAGCAATCTTAAAAGAAGTTTTTTTTTGGACGGGAGGACAGCCATTTCTCACCCAAAAACTGTTGTTTTTAATTGTGAATAACTGCCATAATAGTAGAGAAATTTACCCTTATCTAGAAGATGAAGAAAACCAGTGGGTTAAGCAAATTGTCCAGAAGCAAATTATTGAAAATTGGGAAGCTCAAGACGAACCAAAGCATTTAATAACTATCAGAGATCGCTTACTTTACAATATTCCTAAAAGCAAAAATCTATTGCAGCTATATAATAAAATTCTCCAACGGGGAAAAATCTTAGTTCACAATTCCCCTGAATATCTAGAATTATTTTTATCGGGACTTGTTACCCAACACCAAAGCAATTTAACAGTCAAAAACCCAATCTACGCCACAATTTTCAATTTAGATTGGGTAAATCACAAGCTGACGCTATAG